The following are from one region of the Spodoptera frugiperda isolate SF20-4 chromosome 20, AGI-APGP_CSIRO_Sfru_2.0, whole genome shotgun sequence genome:
- the LOC118282316 gene encoding cytochrome P450 4C1-like isoform X2, with amino-acid sequence MLVQIILLFFLVWLLVLRWQRRKMIELSHKLGVTNHMTLPFVGHAYIFFGSDEDRMTKFQKLGREAIASEHGVTTIWQGHRLYLVVSDAKVAELLLKTCLEKDDAVDCLKFVTGNGSIFAPVSIWRPRRKVLAPTFSPKNLQQFAEIFSRQSAIMVEQLQAAVGRGAFSIWQYITTYTMDSVCETTLGVLVNSQKQSEQPFLQAFDKCTQLDADRLCKPWFHPQAIYEMTPAYKLHLKCRNYICKFVDQIIKTKKQALAEEKVSMAESEQNIKHDGLKTFLELLIDSSGGERGYSDVELREETLVLVLAGTDTSAVGTAFASILLSRYPDVQEKVYQELLEVFGDSKRPVVAEDLPRLKYLEAVIRETLRLYPPVPIIARKIDKELTLPSGITLVENCGVVINIWALHRNHHYWGEDAEQFRPERFIDTPPKHHAAFMPFSHGPRACIGYQYAMMSMKTALSSLLRQYVVLPPSDVEDLKPFRVKFDIMMRDVDNFTLQLVKRV; translated from the exons ATGTTAGTgcagataattttattgtttttcctaGTGTGGCTCCTTGTGTTACGATGGCAAAGGAGAAAGATGATCGAGCTGTCCCATAAACTCGGTGTCACCAACCACATGACGCTACCATTTGTGGGACATGCTTACATATTCTTTGGAAGTGACGAAG ATCGAATGACAAAATTCCAGAAATTGGGCCGTGAAGCGATCGCGAGCGAGCATGGAGTTACCACAATATGGCAAGGTCATCGACTttacttag tggTATCAGACGCAAAGGTTGCAGAGTTACTTCTGAAGACCTGTTTGGAGAAAGATGATGCGGTAGATTGCTTGAAGTTCGTGACTGGTAACGGTAGCATCTTCGCTCCAG TCAGTATCTGGCGTCCTCGTCGTAAAGTATTAGCTCCGACCTTCAGCCCCAAGAACTTGCAGCAGTTCGCTGAGATCTTCTCTCGCCAGAGCGCTATCATGGTGGAGCAATTACAAGCTGCTGTAGGAAGGGGAGCCTTCTCTATATGGCAGTACATTACGACGTATACCATGGACTCTGTTTGCG AGACAACTCTCGGTGTTTTAGTGAATTCTCAAAAACAATCTGAGCAACCATTTCTCCAAGCTTTTGACAAATGTACCCAATTGGATGCTGACCGTCTCTGCAAGCCATGGTTCCACCCTCAAGCCATATACGAAATGACACCAGCTTATAAACTGCATCTTAAGTGTAGgaactatatttgtaaattcGTTGACCAG ataattaaaacaaagaaacaagcTTTGGCAGAGGAGAAGGTGTCAATGGCCGAATCAGAACAAA ACATAAAACACGACGGTCTTAAGACGTTCTTGGAGCTCCTCATAGACTCCTCGGGAGGGGAGCGAGGGTACTCAGATGTGGAGCTGAGAGAAGAGACTTTGGTATTAGTTCTGGCTGGAACTGACACATCTGCTGTAGGCACTGCCTTCGCTTCTATTCTGCTGTCAAGATACCCTGATGTACAAGAAAAGGTCTACCAAGA gTTACTTGAAGTATTTGGTGATTCCAAACGACCAGTCGTGGCTGAAGATCTTCCCAGACTGAAATATCTGGAAGCTGTTATAAGAGAAACATTACGATTGTACCCTCCAGTGCCTATCATTGCGAGGAAAATCGACAAGGAATTAACTTTAC CATCAGGAATCACTCTAGTTGAAAATTGTGGAGTAGTAATCAATATCTGGGCACTACATCGTAATCACCACTACTGGGGAGAAGACGCGGAGCAGTTCCGACCTGAACGGTTCATTGACACGCCACCCAAGCATCACGCCGCCTTCATGCCTTTTAGCCATGGACCCAGAGCTTGTATTG GTTATCAATACGCAATGATGTCAATGAAAACTGCTCTATCATCTCTCCTACGTCAGTATGTGGTTCTCCCACCATCTGATGTCGAAGACTTGAAGCCTTTTAGAGTGAAATTTGACATAATGATGAGAGATGTTGACAATTTTACCTTACAATTGGTGAAAAGGGTTTGA
- the LOC118282416 gene encoding cytochrome P450 4V2-like, with the protein MLIELILLVVVLLLIHQRWTKRAIYKLGEQLNSGIKAFPIIGHSYLFAGDNIRLLKAFQTVGLDALKHENGLSSLWFLNYLYTIVADAEAADVILKNISEKDDLVRLASVFIGNGSIYAPVPIWRPRRKVLIPMFSMKNLKYFTTIFASESQILIEEMGKTVKNGEPFPAFKYISAYTMDSIAQTAMAHKMNAQQSSDHFFLKGFDMGLNSVSERICQPWLHSDSIYKNLPRFSMLMKHKKYIWDFMLELIRNKRKELQENSNKEQDENNGRTTFMESLIRLSGGNDGYTDDEIVEELLVILVAGTDTSAVAASFVSVLLSRYPEIQEKVYEELQEVFGDSDRPTTFEDLPRLKYLEAVIKETQRLYTTSPIVTRKVEKELQLPCGIKLVPGTGIIINIWALHRNPRYWGDDAEQFRPERFLDLELKHPAAFMPFSYGPRNCVGYQYAMMSMKTMLSTLLRRYKILPATKPNSNAEFPPLRLKFDLMMKDADGFQICVEPRSKRA; encoded by the exons ATGTTGATCGAACTGATATTACTGGTGGTTGTACTCCTATTGATACACCAACGCTGGACAAAGAGGGCTATCTACAAGTTAGGGGAACAGTTGAATTCTGGAATAAAGGCGTTTCCGATCATTGGACACAGTTATTTGTTCGCTGGggataatataa GACTATTGAAAGCATTCCAGACTGTTGGCTTGGATGCATTGAAACATGAAAATGGCTTGTCATCGCTGTGGtttctaaattatttgtataCCA TTGTTGCTGATGCTGAAGCAGCAGACGTAATCTTAAAAAACATTTCGGAAAAAGACGACCTCGTTAGATTGGCTTCAGTTTTTATTGGCAATGGTTCTATATACGCTCCAG TGCCCATTTGGCGTCCGCGTCGCAAAGTTTTAATACCGATGTTCAGtatgaagaatttaaaatatttcactacTATATTTGCAAGTGAAAGCCAAATCTTGATTGAGGAAATGGGAAAAACAGTTAAAAATGGTGAACCATTTCCAgcatttaaatacatttctgCTTATACGATGGATTCTATTGCAC AAACAGCGATGGCTCATAAAATGAATGCCCAACAAAGTTCTGATCACTTTTTCTTGAAGGGATTCGATATGGGTCTCAATAGCGTATCAGAGCGCATTTGTCAGCCATGGTTACACAGTGATTCGATATACAAGAATCTTCCTCGGTTCTCAATGCTGATGAAACACAAGAAGTATATATGGGACTTTATGCTTGAG TTGATAAGAAATAAACGAAAGGAACTTCAAGAAAATTCAAACAAGGAACAAGACGAAA ATAATGGCCGTACAACGTTTATGGAGAGTCTTATAAGATTGTCCGGAGGCAACGACGGGTACACGGATGATGAAATAGTAGAGGAACTGCTGGTGATCCTGGTGGCTGGCACTGACACCTCGGCAGTCGCAGCTTCCTTCGTGTCTGTGCTGCTCTCCCGATATCCCGAAATACAGGAGAAAGTTTATGAAGA gtTACAAGAAGTATTTGGAGACTCAGACAGGCCGACTACCTTCGAGGACCTGCCTCGGCTGAAGTACCTTGAGGCAGTGATCAAGGAAACACAACGGTTGTACACAACCTCACCGATAGTAACTAGAAAAGTGGAAAAAGAACTTCAGTTAC CCTGTGGCATCAAACTGGTCCCCGGCACTGGTATCATAATCAACATCTGGGCTTTGCACCGCAACCCTCGCTACTGGGGAGACGACGCGGAGCAGTTCCGACCTGAACGGTTCCTTGACCTGGAACTTAAGCATCCAGCTGCCTTCATGCCATTCAGTTATGGACCTAGGAACTGTGTTG gtTATCAGTATGCTATGATGTCGATGAAGACTATGTTATCTACGTTGCTAAGAAGATACAAGATCCTGCCTGCAACAAAACCTAATAGCAATGCTGAGTTCCCACCACTGCGCCTCAAGTTCGACCTTATGATGAAAGACGCAGATGGTTTCCAAATATGTGTCGAGCCTAGATCGAAACGAGcgtaa
- the LOC118282305 gene encoding cytochrome P450 4C1-like — protein sequence MLVELLIFLVIVLMLYDRWSRREVYKLGRQLSCRVKAYPLIGHSYLFLGDNHKRMQALQILGRDALKNDNGLFPAWQGNYLYTMIVDPEAAELVLKTCLAKDDIMQMATLFVGNGSIFAPVPIWRPRRKVLVPTFNMKNLKSFVSIFVRHSTILVQELGKVTGTGPLSAFKYYTAYTMDAIAESTLGYKMGAQKSSDHPFIKAFNYGLPKCAERLCQPWLHSDLIYNNLPVYTRLVKLKEYLWGFMLELIKAKRQEIKHSKESKDTENSPEGNIQTFLECLIRSSGGDDGYTDIEIVEELMVIMVAGNDTSAVGASFISLILSRHPEVQEKVYEELQEVFGNSDRLATFEDLPRLKYLDAVIRETLRLYPPVPIIVRKVENHVLLPSGITLVPGTGVLVNIWALHRNPRYWGEDAEQFRPERFLDTPLQHPAAFMAFSHGPRNCAGYQYAMMSMKTVLSTVLRRFKLLPAVASDSSFPPLRLTFDLMMKDENNFQIRLEPRIKC from the exons ATGTTAGTagaattgttaatatttttagttatagtGTTAATGTTATATGACCGTTGGTCTAGAAGGGAAGTGTACAAGTTGGGTAGACAGTTAAGTTGTAGAGTGAAAGCATACCCTTTGATTGGACacagttatttgtttttaggCGACAACCACA AACGAATGCAAGCATTACAAATTCTTGGTAGAGATGCCTTGAAGAATGATAACGGTTTGTTCCCAGCGTGGCAGGGAAATTATCTGTACACAA tGATCGTAGACCCTGAGGCTGCAGAGTTAGTATTAAAGACTTGTCTTGCGAAGGATGATATAATGCAAATGGCTACACTCTTTGTGGGCAATGGAAGCATATTCGCTCCTG TTCCAATATGGCGACCTCGTCGAAAAGTCCTAGTGCCGACCTTCAACATGAAGAACTTGAAGTCTTTCGTGTCAATATTCGTGAGGCACAGCACCATACTTGTGCAGGAGTTGGGGAAAGTGACCGGGACTGGTCCACTGTCTGCCTTTAAATACTACACAGCTTATACCATGGATGCTATTGCTG AATCTACATTAGGATACAAGATGGGTGCCCAGAAATCTTCAGATCATCCTTTCATAAAAGCGTTCAACTATGGACTTCCGAAGTGTGCCGAACGCCTGTGCCAACCTTGGTTACACAGTGACTTGATTTACAACAACCTACCAGTGTACACAAGGCTGGTGAAACTTAAGGAATATTTATGGGGTTTCATGCTCGAG TTAATCAAAGCTAAAAGACAAGAAATTAAGCACAGCAAAGAAAGTAAAGACACTGAAA ATTCACCAGAAGGAAATATTCAGACATTTTTGGAATGCTTAATAAGATCTTCTGGAGGAGACGATGGATACACAGATATAGAAATCGTGGAAGAGCTGATGGTCATCATGGTAGCTGGCAATGACACTTCTGCTGTCGGAGCATCTTTTATATCGTTGATACTCTCGAGGCATCCAGAAGTGCAAGAGAAAGTTTATGAAGA GTTACAGGAAGTGTTCGGCAACTCGGACAGGCTGGCCACCTTCGAGGACCTGCCTCGGCTAAAGTACCTCGATGCAGTGATCAGGGAGACACTACGATTGTACCCACCAGTACCAATCATCGTGAGAAAAGTGGAAAATCATGTGCTGTTGC CTTCAGGCATCACACTTGTGCCTGGGACTGGAGTATTAGTCAACATTTGGGCTTTGCATCGCAACCCTCGCTACTGGGGAGAGGACGCGGAGCAGTTCCGACCTGAACGGTTCCTTGACACGCCACTCCAGCATCCCGCTGCGTTCATGGCTTTTAGTCATGGACCGAGAAACTGTGCAG GTTACCAATACGCCATGATGTCAATGAAAACAGTATTGTCGACGGTACTGCGACGCTTCAAGTTACTCCCAGCCGTGGCAAGTGACTCCAGCTTCCCTCCACTGCGACTCACCTTCGACCTGATGATGAAGGACGAAAACAACTTCCAAATACGATTAGAACCTAGAATTAAGTGTTGA
- the LOC118282316 gene encoding cytochrome P450 4C1-like isoform X1: MLVQIILLFFLVWLLVLRWQRRKMIELSHKLGVTNHMTLPFVGHAYIFFGSDEDRMTKFQKLGREAIASEHGVTTIWQGHRLYLVVSDAKVAELLLKTCLEKDDAVDCLKFVTGNGSIFAPVSIWRPRRKVLAPTFSPKNLQQFAEIFSRQSAIMVEQLQAAVGRGAFSIWQYITTYTMDSVCETTLGVLVNSQKQSEQPFLQAFDKCTQLDADRLCKPWFHPQAIYEMTPAYKLHLKCRNYICKFVDQIIKTKKQALAEEKVSMAESEQNIKHDGLKTFLELLIDSSGGERGYSDVELREETLVLVLAGTDTSAVGTAFASILLSRYPDVQEKVYQELLEVFGDSKRPVVAEDLPRLKYLEAVIRETLRLYPPVPIIARKIDKELTLPSGITLVENCGVVINIWALHRNHHYWGEDAEQFRPERFIDTPPKHHAAFMPFSHGPRACIGYQYAMMSMKTALSSLLRQYVVLPPSDVEDLKPFRVKFDIMMRDVDNFTLQLVKRV, translated from the exons ATGTTAGTgcagataattttattgtttttcctaGTGTGGCTCCTTGTGTTACGATGGCAAAGGAGAAAGATGATCGAGCTGTCCCATAAACTCGGTGTCACCAACCACATGACGCTACCATTTGTGGGACATGCTTACATATTCTTTGGAAGTGACGAAG ATCGAATGACAAAATTCCAGAAATTGGGCCGTGAAGCGATCGCGAGCGAGCATGGAGTTACCACAATATGGCAAGGTCATCGACTttacttag tggTATCAGACGCAAAGGTTGCAGAGTTACTTCTGAAGACCTGTTTGGAGAAAGATGATGCGGTAGATTGCTTGAAGTTCGTGACTGGTAACGGTAGCATCTTCGCTCCAG TCAGTATCTGGCGTCCTCGTCGTAAAGTATTAGCTCCGACCTTCAGCCCCAAGAACTTGCAGCAGTTCGCTGAGATCTTCTCTCGCCAGAGCGCTATCATGGTGGAGCAATTACAAGCTGCTGTAGGAAGGGGAGCCTTCTCTATATGGCAGTACATTACGACGTATACCATGGACTCTGTTTGCG AGACAACTCTCGGTGTTTTAGTGAATTCTCAAAAACAATCTGAGCAACCATTTCTCCAAGCTTTTGACAAATGTACCCAATTGGATGCTGACCGTCTCTGCAAGCCATGGTTCCACCCTCAAGCCATATACGAAATGACACCAGCTTATAAACTGCATCTTAAGTGTAGgaactatatttgtaaattcGTTGACCAG ataattaaaacaaagaaacaagcTTTGGCAGAGGAGAAGGTGTCAATGGCCGAATCAGAACAAA ACATAAAACACGACGGTCTTAAGACGTTCTTGGAGCTCCTCATAGACTCCTCGGGAGGGGAGCGAGGGTACTCAGATGTGGAGCTGAGAGAAGAGACTTTGGTATTAGTTCTGGCTGGAACTGACACATCTGCTGTAGGCACTGCCTTCGCTTCTATTCTGCTGTCAAGATACCCTGATGTACAAGAAAAGGTCTACCAAGA gTTACTTGAAGTATTTGGTGATTCCAAACGACCAGTCGTGGCTGAAGATCTTCCCAGACTGAAGTATCTGGAAGCTGTTATAAGAGAAACATTACGATTGTACCCTCCAGTGCCTATCATTGCGAGGAAAATCGACAAGGAATTAACTTTAC CATCAGGAATCACTCTAGTTGAAAATTGTGGAGTAGTAATCAATATCTGGGCACTACATCGTAATCACCACTACTGGGGAGAAGACGCGGAGCAGTTCCGACCTGAACGGTTCATTGACACGCCACCCAAGCATCACGCCGCCTTCATGCCTTTTAGCCATGGACCCAGAGCTTGTATTG GTTATCAATACGCAATGATGTCAATGAAAACTGCTCTATCATCTCTCCTACGTCAGTATGTGGTTCTCCCACCATCTGATGTCGAAGACTTGAAGCCTTTTAGAGTGAAATTTGACATAATGATGAGAGATGTTGACAATTTTACCTTACAATTGGTGAAAAGGGTTTGA